One region of Fragaria vesca subsp. vesca linkage group LG4, FraVesHawaii_1.0, whole genome shotgun sequence genomic DNA includes:
- the LOC101311472 gene encoding probable potassium transporter 17-like: MDRVRNSPATESDTFEVVVDSATNGSRLTYHASIPARNADKGRFKRENLVLAYKTLGVVFGGLVTSPLYVYPSMPLKSPTEDDYLGIYSIMFWTLTLIGVVKYAGIALKADDQGEGGTFALYSLLCRNMDIGILSSRPSNPNFSLADTMFDEATEKQSRLAKFFKKSIVARRLLLFIAMLGMCMVIGDGILTPAISVLSAIDGVRAPFPSVKSSIVEALSAVVLIILFLLQKFGTSRVSFLFSPIMGTWTLTTPLVGIYSIISHYPGIFKAISPHYIFRFFWRNGKEGWLLLSGTVLCITGSEAMFADLGHFNRSSIQIAFFCTIYPSLVLTYAGQTAYLIKNLNDHNDGFYKFIPTTIYWPMFVISTLAAIVASQSLISATFSVIKQSVVLDYFPRVKVVHTSPSKEGEVYSPEVNYILMVLCVAVILIFGDGKDIGNAFGVVVSLVMLITTILLTLVMIIIWRTPPVLVALYFSVFFVMEGVYVSAVFTKITEGGWIPFAISFILAFIMFGWYYGRQRKIEYELTHKITIDRLRLLLSDPSVQRVPGFCFFYTNIQDGLTPILGHYIKNMKSLHQVTMFTTLRYLLVPKVAPHERIVVNKLGLKGVYGCVIQYGYADPLNLEGEDFVSLVTKSLLAHIQDSSGCLPSSDPAIQQEICYLEEARSAGIVHIRGKTRFHVGKSCGWFDKIMLAFYEVLHSNCRSALPALGVPLPQRIEVGMLYEA, from the exons ATGGATCGAGTTCGAAACTCGCCGGCGACCGAGTCCGACACGTTTGAAGTTGTCGTTGATTCCGCTACCAATGGTTCTCGTCTCACCTACCACGCCTCTATTCCTGCTCGTAATGCAGACAAG GGGAGATTTAAAAGGGAGAATCTTGTACTTGCATACAAGACATTGGGAGTAGTGTTTGGAGGACTTGTTACGTCTCCACTTTATGTCTACCCTTCTATGCCACTCAAGTCTCCGACCGAAGATGACTATTTGGGAATTTACAGCATCATGTTTTGGACTCTTACCCTTATTGGGGTTGTTAAATACGCCGGCATTGCTCTCAAAGCCGACGATCAAGGCGAAG GTGGGACATTTGCCTTGTATTCATTACTTTGCAGGAATATGGATATCGGAATCCTCTCTTCGAGACCTTCAAATCCAAACTTTAGTCTTGCAGACACTATGTTTGATGAGGCCACTGAAAAGCAGAGCAGGCTTGCAAAGTTTTTCAAGAAAAGTATAGTTGCTAGGAGGTTACTGCTTTTCATTGCTATGTTAGGCATGTGTATGGTTATTGGAGATGGGATTCTTACACCTGCAATATCTG TTTTGTCAGCAATCGATGGAGTAAGGGCACCGTTTCCATCTGTCAAGTCAT CTATTGTGGAAGCGCTTTCTGCAGTAGTCCTTATCATTCTTTTCTTATTGCAAAAGTTTGGTACATCTCGAGTGAGCTTCCTATTTTCCCCCATTATGGGTACATGGACTTTGACTACCCCACTTGTGGGAATTTATAGCATCATAAGTCATTATCCAGGCATATTCAAGGCTATATCACCACACTATATCTTCCGTTTCTTTTGGAGAAACGGTAAGGAAGGCTGGTTGTTGCTTAGTGGAACTGTCCTTTGCATCACAG GGTCGGAGGCAATGTTTGCAGATCTTGGTCATTTCAACCGAAGCTCCATTCAG ATAGCTTTCTTTTGTACAATCTATCCTTCTCTGGTTCTGACATATGCGGGGCAGACAGCATACCTGATCAAGAATCTAAATGATCATAATGATGGATTCTATAAGTTTATACCAACTACTATCTACTGGCCTATGTTTGTCATATCTACATTAGCTGCGATAGTTGCAAGCCAGTCTCTGATATCAGCCACGTTTTCTGTAATCAAGCAATCCGTAGTACTGGATTATTTCCCTCGAGTGAAGGTTGTGCACACATCCCCTAGCAAAGAAGGCGAGGTTTACTCCCCTGAAGTCAATTACATTCTCATGGTTCTCTGTGTTGCTGTGATACTTATATTTGGAGATGGAAAAGATATTGGAAATGCATTTG GTGTTGTTGTCAGCTTAGTCATGCTGATCACCACAATATTACTAACACTAGTAATGATTATAATATGGAGAACACCGCCGGTGCTGGTGGCTCTCTACTTTTCTGTCTTCTTTGTGATGGAAGGTGTTTATGTGAGTGCAGTCTTCACCAAGATCACTGAAGGTGGTTGGATTCCTTTTGCCATATCTTTTATCCTTGCCTTCATTATGTTCGGTTGGTACTATGGTAGACAAAGGAAGATAGAATATGAGTTGACTCACAAAATAACCATAGACAGACTTAGACTGTTATTATCTGATCCCAGTGTTCAAAGGGTTCCTGGATTCTGCTTCTTTTACACCAACATTCAAGACGGGCTTACCCCGATTCTTGGACACTATATTAAAAACATGAAATCCCTTCACCAGGTCACCATGTTCACTACTCTCCGATACCTATTGGTTCCTAAGGTTGCTCCTCATGAGAGGATTGTTGTCAACAAACTTGGCCTGAAAGGAGTTTATGGGTGTGTTATTCAGTATGGCTACGCAGATCCCTTAAATCTTGAAGGAGAAGATTTTGTTAGCCTAGTTACAAAGAGTTTGCTGGCACATATACAAGACAGCTCGGGCTGTCTGCCATCCTCTGATCCTGCCATCCAACAAGAGATATGTTATTTGGAAGAAGCAAGGAGTGCAGGAATCGTTCATATTCGCGGAAAGACGAGGTTTCATGTTGGCAAGAGTTGTGGCTGGTTTGATAAAATCATGCTCGCATTTTATGAAGTTCTGCACAGTAACTGTAGGTCTGCTCTGCCTGCTCTCGGGGTGCCACTGCCTCAGCGAATCGAGGTTGGAATGCTCTATGAGGCGTGA
- the LOC101300720 gene encoding sodium/hydrogen exchanger 7-like, which produces MATVTESLPFSILEEDESSCPSDAVAFVGMCLVLGIACRHVLRGTRVPYTVALLILGVAIGSVAFGTHINLGKIGEGIRIWAAIDPDLLLAVFLPALLFESSFSMEVHQIKRCMVQMIILAGPGVLISTFCLGSALKLTFPYGWTWKTSLLLGGLLSATDPVAVVALLKELGASKKLSTIIEGESMMNDGIAIVVYQLFYQMVLGKSYDWAAIIKFLSEVAFGAVGIGLAFGVISVLWLGFIFNDTVIEITLTVAVSYVAYFTAQEGVAVSGILTVMTLGMFYAAVAKTAFTGESQQSLRYFWELIAYIANTLIFILSGVIITEGVIDGDDILGNGRSWAYLVLLYVYVQISWVIVVGVSFPFLRYFGYGLDWKEAIILIWSGLRGAVALSLSLSVKRTSDSSTLLSSDTGVQFVFFTGGIFFLTVIVNGSTAQFLLKFLAMYRPSAAKVRILQFTLDCLHTPTFCHVSKTLSNIYYNFDVSDFCTIFS; this is translated from the exons ATGGCGACGGTGACAGAATCGTTGCCGTTCAGCATATTGGAAGAAGACGAGAGCTCGTGTCCGTCGGACGCCGTGGCGTTCGTCGGAATGTGCTTGGTGTTAGGAATCGCATGCAGGCATGTGTTGCGTGGTACCAGAGTACCGTACACTGTCGCTCTTCTAATTCTCGGCGTTGCTATCGGTTCTGTAG CATTCGGTACACACATTAATTTGGGCAAGATTGGGGAAGGCATTCGAATTT GGGCAGCAATTGATCCTGACCTTCTATTGGCTGTTTTTCTTCCTGCCCTTCTTTTTGAGAGTTCATTTTCTATGGAAGTCCACCAAATAAAG AGGTGTATGGTTCAAATGATTATACTAGCTGGCCCAGGTGTTTTGATATCAACCTTCTGTCTTGGATCTGCTTTGAAG CTCACTTTCCCTTATGGCTGGACATGGAAAACATCATTGCTGTTGGGGGGACTTTTGAGCGCTACTGATCCCGTGGCTGTTGTTGCTCTATTGAAAGAGCTTGGTGCAAGCAAAAAACTGAGTACAATAATCGAAGGAGAGTCCATGATGAATGATGG GATAGCAATTGTGGTTTATCAGCTATTCTATCAAATGGTCCTTGGAAAGAGCTATGACTGGGCGGCCATAATTAAATTTTTATCTGAAGTTGCATTTGGAGC TGTAGGTATTGGTCTCGCTTTTGGTGTAATATCTGTCCTGTGGCTTGGGTTCATTTTCAATGACACTGTGATAGAGATCACACTAACAGTGGCTGTGAGCTATGTGGCGTACTTCACT GCTCAAGAGGGTGTTGCTGTGTCTGGTATTTTGACGGTGATGACTTTAGGAAT GTTTTATGCTGCGGTTGCAAAGACGGCTTTTACGGGTGAAAGCCAGCAAAGCTTACGTTATTTCTG GGAATTGATTGCCTACATTGCTAATACATTAATTTTCATATTGAG CGGAGTTATTATCACTGAAGGTGTTATAGATGGTGATGATATTTTGGGAAATG GAAGATCTTGGGCCTACCTTGTTCTACTGTATGTTTATGTACAAATTTCGTGGGTCATAGTTGTTGGAGTATCATTCCCCTTTCTTCGGTATTTTGGCTATGGTTTAGATTGGAAGGAGGCTATAATCCTCATATGGTCAGGTCTGCGAGGTGCTGTAGCATTGTCACTTTCACTATCCGTTAAG CGTACTAGTGACAGTTCTACGCTTCTCAGTTCCGACACAGGAGTCCAG TTTGTTTTCTTCACTGGTGGAATTTTCTTCTTGACAGTTATTGTGAATGGTTCAACCGCGCAATTCCTTTTAAAATTTCTAGCAATGTATAGGCCATCAGCAGCTAAGGTGAGAATTCTACAATTTACTCTGGATTGTCTACACACTCCAACTTTTTGTCATGTGTCTAAAACCCTTTCAAATATATATTATAACTTCGACGTTAGTGACTTCTGCACCATTTTTTCATGA